Genomic window (Streptomyces yatensis):
GTGCTCACCTGCGGGAACGCCATGGCGGATCGCCGGCCTCGATGACGGCTCCCCCGGCCTGCCGGGCATCGGCTTGTCTCTGCCACCGGAATCAGGTCATCGCGGCGGCACGGTCATGGGCCGTGGGCGGCCGCCGAAAAGCCGCCGTTCAGGTGGTCGTTCGGCGGTGTCGCCGGTAAACATGATCTCGCCTCATGGGTCGGCTGATTGGCCGAATGTCGAAATGGTGGATGTGTCGGACGGGCCGGACCGGGCGGGCCGCGGTGCGCGACCGACGCCGACCGTGCGACCGGCCCCGGTCACGTCGGATTGTCACGGCATGCCGACTGCACGGTTGAATCATGCACTAATGTCCGAAAGTAAATTGGGATCAAACGGCCATAAGCCGACAGTACTTGCGGCGGGGCGGCCGGGATTAGCATGCGTCCTCGCGCGGCGGCAAGGGCGCCGCTGGGCGATTGGCTAAATTGAAATGCATGATCGATTTAGGCTGAAACTAGCTGCCTGAACATCATTGCCGCTCCGGAAGAGGCCCGGATACCGTAAATGCGGGCCCCGAACGACGCGAAATGCGCAGGGAAACCAATTTCTGCCCGGGGTCCATTTCGCTGGACCCACCACTCCGGTATAGCGCAGTAACTGAACGTATTGCCGAGGGCTTTGTCGCGCCGTCATGGCGTTTCGGAGCCCGGTCGGCGGATGAGGCCTCGCCGGAGGCCGGGACCGAAATGAGGGTGATGCACAGGTGGATGCTGTCTTCGTCATGCCCGGAACTGTGGCCGCTCCGCGCGGGGGCGTCCTTCGCGATCTCCACGACCGTTACGAGACCGTCCGTGACGCGCTGTCCCGCATCGACAAGGCAGCCGCGGGCCTGGGACTGCCCGACATCAGCGCCAGGCTGATCGAGGACAACGGCACGAGCGACCGGCGCGGCCCCGAGGTCCAGTATCTGGAGATCTTCGCCGTCAGCCTCGCGACGCACCACATGCTGGTGGCCGAAGGCGTGGAGCCCATCGCGATCGTCGGACAGAGCATCGGGGAGCTGTGGGCCCTCGCCGCCGCGGGCCACCTGCCGGTGGAGGACGCCGCGCGCCTGGCCGTCGCCCGGTCCCAGGCGCTGACCCGGCAGAGCTGGCGGGGGAAGATGCTCGCGGTCGGTGTGGACGGTCGCCGGGCGGAGTCGCTCGCCGGGCTGGTCGACCATCCCCATCTCGTGCTGGCCTGCGAGAACGCCCCTCGGCAGAGCGTCATCAGCGGGCCCGAGGAACTGATCCGGCCTGTGGAGCGGGTGGCCGACGCACTCGGCTGGCCGAGCCTTCCCCTGGACGTCCCGCACCCGACGCACACTCCGGCGATGGCACAGGCCGCGCGGGATCTCCGGACGACCGCGCCGAGGGTCGCGTACGGTTCCGGACGCTGGCGGGTGCGCTCACCCTGGCTGGGGCGCGACGTCGGCGACGACGACCCGGTCGACCTGGTCGCCGGCGCGCTCACCGCCCGGGTCCGGATGCTGCAGACGGTCCGCGAGCTGCACGCGGCCGGTGCCGACGTCTTCGTCGAGTGTGGGGAGTGGCCCGTCGTCACCAAGTTCGTCGAGTCGTCGGTCCCGGGTGTGCGGTGTGCCGTACCGCTCAGCGAGAGCGATCCGGTCGGTGCCGTCCGGGCGTTGGCCGCGGACTCCACGGCGATCGGCGCGTTCTCCTCGCGCCCCCCAGCGCGGCTGAGTGAGAGGCTCCTGCCCTCCGCGCGGGTGAGCGCGCCCGAGCCGGCCGGCCCGCCTTCGGCCGTCGCCGTCGCCGTCGTCGAGGCGCCGGCCCGGGTCGCCGCGCCCGTGCCCGCCGCCCCGGCCGCCTACCCGGAGCCCGCCACCCCAGTCATCCCTGCCGCTCCGCCCACTCCGGCCGCCGCGGTCATCGCCGCGGCTCCGCCCATCCCGGCCGATCCCGTCATCTCCTACGCTCCGCCCGCTCAGGCAGCCGCCCAGGCTCCGGCCGTGCCTGTCACCCCGGCCGCTCCGGTGGACGCGGTCGCCCCGCCGTCCGCCGGGCTGGACTACGAAACGGTGCTGGCCGAGCTGCGCACGCTCTACGGTGACTTCCTGGGCTACCCGCCGGACCTGCTCGGCGAGGACGACGGTCTGGAGTCCGAGCTGGGCGTGGAGTCCCTCAAGCAGGTCACCCTGCTCGGCCGGGTCTCCGAGCGGTACGACCTGCCCGATCTGAGGTCGAACTCCTCGCTGCTGACCGCCGGTACGCTGCGCCGGATCGCCGAGGGCGTCGTCCAGGGCCGGGCGGAGGCCGCCGGGTGACGGACGACAGCCTGCGGGGCAAGGTCGCCCTCGTGACGGGCGCCGCGAAGAGCCTCGGCGCGGACATCGTGCGACGCCTGGCGCGGGGCGGCGCCCATGTGATCGTGAACTACTTCCACTCGGTCGACCAGGCGAAGCTGCTCCAGGAGGAACTGGAACTGGCCGGCCACAGCTGCGAGTTCATCCGCGCCTCGGTGGCCAAGACCAGCGAGATCGACCGGATGTTCGATCTGGTCCAGGAGCGCCACGGTGGCCTGGACATCCTGATCAACAACGCCGCGGGCGGGGCGTTCCTGCCCCTGTTCGACATCGACGACACCTACTGGCAGCGGGCGTGGTCCACCAACGTGATGGCGGCCTACCACTGTTCGCGCCGGGCGGCCGAGCTGATGGCCGGACGCGAGGGCGCGAGCATCCTGTGCCTGTCCAGCGTCGGGGCGCACCAGCCGGTTCCGGGCTACGGTCCCGGTGGTGTCACCAAGGCCGCCCTGGAGTCGCTGGTCCGCTATCTCGCACTGGAACTGGTCGGCCAGGGCATCCGGGTCAACACCGTGCTGCTGGGCTCCGTCGCCAGCGAGATCGTGGTGAACCTCGACGGTCCGGCGACGTTCGGCGGCACGGCCGTGGCCGACGAACTGATGAACCGCACCCTCTCGACGCCGGAGGCGGCCCGGTTGATCGTGCACCTCCTCCACGAGGACGCCGGTTTCATCACCGGGCAGACCCTCGTCGCCGACGGTGGTATCAGCATCGGCGGGATGCAGGGCCTGCGACTGCACAGCAGGCTGGCCGACCAGGTGAGCAAGCCCGCCCGCCGACCGGTTGTGCCGGCGTCGGCGCCGACACCCCCCGCGCCGTCGGCGTCCGTACCGGCCCCCGCGCCTTCCGCGAGCGCGCCTTCCGCATCCGCACCCGCCCCCGCGCCGTCAGCCCCCGCTCCATCCGCGACCGCCCCCGTACCCCCACCGCCCCCAACACCCCGACCACCGGTGACCTCGGTGTCGGCCGCGGTGCCTGACGAAGTGCCGGACGCGGCGTCGGCCGAGGTGCCGGACCGGTCGCCGGAGGCGGACCCCGGTGCCGTCGCGGTCGTCGGACTCGGCCTGGCACTGCCCGGGGCCAACAACACCGCGGAGTTCTGGGACCGGCTGCGGGAGGGTGTCCTGCTCTCCAGCGAGCCGTCCGCCTTCGACCTGAAGCACTTCTGGGCTCCCACCCGCGAGGAGACCGACGCCTTCTACGTCCGCGAGGCCGGATACCTCCACGACTTCGTGCCGGACCCCGCCTCGATCACCGAACCGGACGGGAACATCGGACACCCCGGCTGGCCGCGGACCACCCGCTGGCTGCGGCACTGCGCCGTCCAGGCGCTGGCGGGGGTGCGCCGGCGTCCGACGGACCGCTGGCTCACCGCGACCACCGGCATCCACGACCAGACCGGGCTCGGCCCCCAGGGCATCGTCCTCGGCGACGAGTACAAGCGCATGGTGCGCGATGCGATCCCCGCCGACCGGGACGGCGACTGGCTGGCGGAGCTCGCCGACCACGCGATCAGCGCGCAGTACGGCGGTGACGGCGGCGACCCGCAGTCCTACCTGCCCGCGTCCGTCGTCCGCAACGCGCTGCGCGGGCTGATCCCCGGTGACACACAGCACCTCACCCTCGACGCGGCCTGTGCCAGCGGACTCTTCGCCCTGGACGCGGCGGTCAAGGCGCTGCGCGAGGGCTCCTGCGACGTGGCGCTGGCCGGTGGCACCTCGGTGATCGAGCCGATCGGGTTCACGCTGTTCTGCCGGGCCCAGGGCATCTCGATGAGTGGCCGGGTACGGCCGTTCGACCGGGCGGCCGACGGGACCCTGATCGGCGAGGGCGCGGTCGCGCTCGTCCTGAAGCCGTACGCGCGGGCCGTCGAGGACGGCGACCGGGTGCTCGGTGTCATCCGGGGCACCGGACTCGCCGCCGACGGGCGGGGCAAGGGCATCCACGCCCCGGCCACGCGCGGGCAGGAACTGGCGATCGCCCGTGCCTGGGCCGACGCGGGCGTCGAGGCCGACGACGTGGACTGGGTGGTGGCGCACGGCACCGGAACGCCGGTCGGCGACGAGATCGAACTCCGCTCGTTGCTGTCCCGGCTCGGGCCCGGTGAGCGGACGTGTCTGCTGACGTCGAACAAGCAGGTCTTCGGGCACACCGGGGTACTGGCGGGCCTGGTCTCGGTCGCACACGCGCTGGTCGCCCTCGAACGCGGAGCGGTGCCCGGCCAGCCCGTGGTCACCGATCCGCATCCGTTGCTGGGCGACGGCGAGCGGCTGACCGTGCCGGTCAAGGACGCCCCCTGGCCGGCCGACCGGGCGCGACCGCGCGTCGTCGGGGTGTCGTCGTTCGGCCTCGGCGGGGCGGACGCGCACGTGGTCATCTCCGACCACGCCCCACGGTCCGTCCCCGCGCGGAGGCCAGGCGTCGATGTGCGCGACGACAGGGAGGACCTGGTCGTCGTCGGCTGGAACACCCACCTTCCCGGCCTGGAGCCCGACCAGGTGCCCGCCTGGCTCCGTGGCGACGGGCCGCTCCCGGAGCCCGGTTTCGGCACGCCGTACCCCCTGCCCTCGCCGCGTGACGTGCGCATCCCGCCGCTGACGATGCGGCACATGGACGCCGCCCACCTGATGGTGCTCCAGGCGCTCGGCCCCTTGCTGGAACAGCTCGGCGAGCCGGGCACGAGCCTGCGGCCCACCACGGCGATCGTGATGGGCTCGACGCTGCCGACCACGCACAACACCCAGGCGGCGCTGCGGGTGCACGCCGCCGAGTGCGCCACCGCGTTCGACCTGCTGCCCGACCCGGCGCAGGCCGAGGTGCTCAAGGAGTACCTGGCGAAGGGCATGGCGGAGGCCAAGGGAGTGATCCCCGGCGATCTGAACGAGGACGACTTCACCGGTGCGGTCTCCTGCATCCTGTCGGGCCGGGCCGCCAACTACTACGACTTCCAGGGCCTGGGGACCAGCGTCTACTCCCAGCGGGACTCCGCGCACACGGCCGTCGACCTGGCCCTGCGCCAACTCCGGCACCGGGCCTGCGACCTCGCCCTGGTCGGCGCGGTGTGTCTGCGGCCGATCAGCGGCTGGGACCGGCACCTGGCCCACCTGGTGCCCGAGGGCCGGTCCATCGCGGAGGGCGCCGCGGTCCTGGCGGTCACCCGGCGCTCGACCGCGCTGGAGCACGGACTTCCCGTGCTGGGCACGCTCTCCGCCGAGGTCGCCGTCGCCGACCCCCGGCACCCGGCCACGCCCTCGCACGCCCTTCCCGTACT
Coding sequences:
- a CDS encoding acyltransferase domain-containing protein; translated protein: MPGTVAAPRGGVLRDLHDRYETVRDALSRIDKAAAGLGLPDISARLIEDNGTSDRRGPEVQYLEIFAVSLATHHMLVAEGVEPIAIVGQSIGELWALAAAGHLPVEDAARLAVARSQALTRQSWRGKMLAVGVDGRRAESLAGLVDHPHLVLACENAPRQSVISGPEELIRPVERVADALGWPSLPLDVPHPTHTPAMAQAARDLRTTAPRVAYGSGRWRVRSPWLGRDVGDDDPVDLVAGALTARVRMLQTVRELHAAGADVFVECGEWPVVTKFVESSVPGVRCAVPLSESDPVGAVRALAADSTAIGAFSSRPPARLSERLLPSARVSAPEPAGPPSAVAVAVVEAPARVAAPVPAAPAAYPEPATPVIPAAPPTPAAAVIAAAPPIPADPVISYAPPAQAAAQAPAVPVTPAAPVDAVAPPSAGLDYETVLAELRTLYGDFLGYPPDLLGEDDGLESELGVESLKQVTLLGRVSERYDLPDLRSNSSLLTAGTLRRIAEGVVQGRAEAAG
- a CDS encoding SDR family oxidoreductase — encoded protein: MTDDSLRGKVALVTGAAKSLGADIVRRLARGGAHVIVNYFHSVDQAKLLQEELELAGHSCEFIRASVAKTSEIDRMFDLVQERHGGLDILINNAAGGAFLPLFDIDDTYWQRAWSTNVMAAYHCSRRAAELMAGREGASILCLSSVGAHQPVPGYGPGGVTKAALESLVRYLALELVGQGIRVNTVLLGSVASEIVVNLDGPATFGGTAVADELMNRTLSTPEAARLIVHLLHEDAGFITGQTLVADGGISIGGMQGLRLHSRLADQVSKPARRPVVPASAPTPPAPSASVPAPAPSASAPSASAPAPAPSAPAPSATAPVPPPPPTPRPPVTSVSAAVPDEVPDAASAEVPDRSPEADPGAVAVVGLGLALPGANNTAEFWDRLREGVLLSSEPSAFDLKHFWAPTREETDAFYVREAGYLHDFVPDPASITEPDGNIGHPGWPRTTRWLRHCAVQALAGVRRRPTDRWLTATTGIHDQTGLGPQGIVLGDEYKRMVRDAIPADRDGDWLAELADHAISAQYGGDGGDPQSYLPASVVRNALRGLIPGDTQHLTLDAACASGLFALDAAVKALREGSCDVALAGGTSVIEPIGFTLFCRAQGISMSGRVRPFDRAADGTLIGEGAVALVLKPYARAVEDGDRVLGVIRGTGLAADGRGKGIHAPATRGQELAIARAWADAGVEADDVDWVVAHGTGTPVGDEIELRSLLSRLGPGERTCLLTSNKQVFGHTGVLAGLVSVAHALVALERGAVPGQPVVTDPHPLLGDGERLTVPVKDAPWPADRARPRVVGVSSFGLGGADAHVVISDHAPRSVPARRPGVDVRDDREDLVVVGWNTHLPGLEPDQVPAWLRGDGPLPEPGFGTPYPLPSPRDVRIPPLTMRHMDAAHLMVLQALGPLLEQLGEPGTSLRPTTAIVMGSTLPTTHNTQAALRVHAAECATAFDLLPDPAQAEVLKEYLAKGMAEAKGVIPGDLNEDDFTGAVSCILSGRAANYYDFQGLGTSVYSQRDSAHTAVDLALRQLRHRACDLALVGAVCLRPISGWDRHLAHLVPEGRSIAEGAAVLAVTRRSTALEHGLPVLGTLSAEVAVADPRHPATPSHALPVLAGTGHTYLSLDALLTVLKAVVTETDTVVRPAATGSPLIRFTPPAGPRNALTGSQQAEPERADPEHIGSAHTGPAPVQPEHAGSEQERSEQDGAEHTEEFTGRRQTFRLVPTDPPPAEPTTPSIPPGTVVITDAPDLAAVVTGPDTAVWSPRPDVAGTAHVPPEDAPGALTGLPFVPRHIRVLSRLPVDDDGCEEAEATRVEDLQDLAFTTLQAALPALRSGGSLAALLLGEVPDDLPPPLSGLFTGLVRSVRAEVPQCGGLTLISDAVDAATALDQLARAGAAQVPTHTLACRGDDWLALAVADDPVSPSDGAPLPSGAVVVAFGGARGITPELLHEVARGTDRPYVYVIGRTPLPDTDDSLPSQAEFMAAERRRRPEASVRELRVAYEKAEARLEVRRTVRRLAELCGQDRVHHRVCDVLDAERTTAVLGEILDRHGRIDLLINTVLDLRSRALHAKTLTDFRAVRATKATGYRNLKRALAGRTPRIWCNFSTLATLAPAPGDIDYCAVNEYLAYASARARRHGPAGGHEIAVLWSGWREVGVASSVTMRETLKRNKMDAYISTAQGRAQFLSAVTRPPTNGVAFFIREEERVLLARRGISTHGSRVEPRIEAPDAPEPAPPDPELTTPLLDGVLYRGDHWAVFTKTWDPGTLAERDGRWMRHHQVNGEYTLAGTFTLEAAAAAAATLCPGLRVTGFRGLVCRSSITVRLAGPLRTVAVEARVVSRTGDRAEVAVRITAHRIGKNGKVLRFNDLLCETRVLLADRFPALAGPPDFSGHEPEPDFAMPVYSPDPPISLTGPFAGTGDYARGPDGNSARFRLDHAAWAPVLAGMTVPAILLDAMVHLLLLPPRGDLPPLVGPMAGLDEVDLGGPGDDCRLSALHPVIRLHCDFATGELTALTGDGQVLARISGVSAHALDHSGELVRPRGDAPRPVRS